The Phaeacidiphilus oryzae TH49 region GGCCAGCAGGGTCGGTGCCCCGCCGGGCATCCGGTGCCCCTCGGCGTAGGAGACCGCGAAGACGTTCAGCACGCCCAGCGCCGTCCCCACGCCGGTCAGGCTGACCAGCAGGATCACCAGCCCGGGGCTGCGCAGCGGCCCCAGCGGGTCGGGCGCCCGCGGCGGCGACTGCCAGCGCCGGGCCGGCGGCGCGGACGCCATCGTCAGCACCCCCGCCAGTCCGAGCAGCGCCCCGACGGCCAGCGCGGCCCGCGGCGAGCCGACCGCCGCGCAGGCGGACACCACCAGCGGGGCGCCGATGAACACCAGCTCCTGGGAGGCGGAGTCCAGCGAGTACGCGGCCTCCAGCGCCTCCTCGCCGACCACGTCCGGCCAGAGCGCCCGCAGGCAGGGTTCCAGCGGCGGGCTGGAGGCGCCCGCGAGCAGCGCCCCGAGCAGCACCACCGCCGGCCGGGTCGGCGCGAGGGCGACGGCGACCAGCCCGACGCCGTGCCCCACGGCGGCGGGCAGCAGCACGGGCGACTGCCCGACCCGGTCCACCAACCGCCCGAGCAGCGGCCCGCCGAGCGCGGTGGCCAGCGCGAACAGCCCGGCGGCCAGGCCGACGAAGCCGTAGCCGGCGCCGGTCCCGCGCAGCGTCAGGGGGATCGCCACCGTCGCCATCGCCGCCGGCAGCCGTCCGACCAGGCTGCCGCCCAGCAGTCGCGGCACATGAGGAGCACGCAGCAGACCCGTACCGCTCACCGATGTCCCCCGTCCCGTCGTCCGATCCGCCCCAGGACTACCGTCAAGCACCCGGCGCAGCCAAGCGGTTTCCGCCGGAGCGGGCTCTTTCGGCCGCCGCCGGGCGGCGGGTAGCGTCCGCCGTACCCGCGCAGCCGCGGGGGAAGAGCGGAACCGAGGGAGGGCCGAGGATGACCGGTACCGGATCCGATGCGTCCAGCGGCACGCCGCAGCCGAGCGTGCGAGCCGATCCGGCAGGTCCGCCGTCCGACACGCCGCTCGGCCCCCCGCCGCCCTTCGACCCCGAGCTGGCCGCGGCGCTGACCGCGATGGAGGGCAGGGTGCCGCCGCCCGGCTTCGGCGCCGACCTGATCCCGGTGATGCGCGAGGGCGCCGCCGAGATCATGAAGGCCATCCCGGACGAGCTGCTCACCAGGAACGGCGCCTTCGCCATGGAGGAGCGCACCGTCCCCGGCCCGCCCGGCGCCCCGGACCTCACCCTGCTGATCTGCCGGCCGACCGCCGCCACCGCGCCCACCCCGGCCTTCTACAACATCCACGGCGGCGGCATGATCATCGGCACCAACCGCATCGGCATGCCCGAACTCCTGGAGCACGCCGAGGAGCTGGGCGCGGCGGTGGTCTCCGTCGAGTACCGGCTGGCGCCGGAGAACCCGCACCCGGCCCCGGTCGAGGACTGTTACGCGGGACTGGTGTGGACCGCCGAGCACGCCGGCGAGCTCGGCATCGACCCGGCCCGGCTGGTGGTCGGCGGAGCCAGCGCGGGCGGCGGGCTCTCCGCCGCGGTGGCGCTGATGGCCCGGGACCGGGGCGGCCCGGCGCTGCTCGGCCAGGTGCTGATGTGCCCGATGCTGGACGACCGCAACGACACGCCGTCGGCCCGCCAGATGGTCGGACTCGGGGTCTGGGACAGCGGCGCCAACGCGACCGGCTGGACCGCCCTCCTCGGCGACGCCCGCGGCACCGAGGGGGTCTCCCCGTACGCCGCCCCGGCGCGGGCCGTCGACCTGTCGGGGCTGCCGCCGGCGTACATCGACGTCGGCTCGGCGGAGACCTTCCGGGACGAGGACGTCGCCTACGCCACCCGCATCTGGCAGTGCGGCGGCCAGGCCGAGCTGCACGTCTGGCCGGGCGGCTTCCACGGCTTCGAGGGGATGGCCCCGGAGGCCGCCCTCTCCCGCGACGCCCGCGAGGCCCGCACCCGCTGGCTGCGCCGGTTGCTGGCAGGATGACCGCACGCGGACGAGTGCCGAGTGCACGAACGCGGAGTGCACGAAGGTCGAGTGCACGAGCGCCGAGTGAACGAGTGAGTGAGTGAACGGAGACCCACCGATGCCCGAGTCCCGTGCCGCCCGGCTCCGTGCCCTGCTGGCCGAGCGGTCGGCGGTGCTCGCCCCCGGCGTCTTCGACGGCCTGTCCGCCTCGCTGACCGCCCGGGCCGGCTTCCGGGCCGCCTATATGACCGGTGCGGGGGTGGCCGCCGTCACCGGGCTGCCGGACGTGGGCCTGGCCACCCAGAGCGAGATGGTCCGCCAGCTCGGACTGGTGGCCGGGCTGCTGGACATCCCGGTGATCGCCGACGCGGACACCGGGTTCGGCGACGCCACCCACGTCTTCCGCACCGTGCGGCTCTACGAGCAGGCGGGCGCGGCCGCGATCCAGCTGGAGGACCAGGAGTTCCCCAAGCGCTGCGGCCATCTGGACCGCAAGCGGGTGATCGGCGCCGACGCCTTCGCCCGGCGGATCGAGGCCGCGGTGGAGGCCCGCCGCGATCCGGACACGGTGATCGTGGCCCGCACCGACGCCCGCGCCACCCACGGCTTCGACGAGGCCGTCCGCCGGGTCAACCTCTACGCCGAGGCCGGCGCCGACCTGGTCTTCCTGGAGGCGCCGCAGACCGCGGACGAGGTCCGCCGCATCCCGCGGGCGGTCAAGGCGCCCGCGCTGTTCAACCTGGTGCCCGGTGGCAGGACCCCGCAGGCGGACGCCGCCGAGCTGGCCCAGGCGAAATACGCGCTGGTCATCCTGCCCGTGGTCAGCCTCGGCAGCGCGGTCGCGGCGATGTCCGCCGCGCTGGACCGGGTGGCCGGCGGAGACCTCGGCACGGACGGCCAGCCGCCGGTGCGCGAGCAGTTCCGGGCGGTGGGCCTGGACTTCTGGGAGGAGCTCCGCGAGCGCTACGAGGGCACCTCGGACTGAGAGGGCACCTCAGGCTGAGCCGGCCGGGCCGTCCGAACCCCCCGGTCGGACCGCTCCTCCGGCCTCAGCAGCCCCTCCAGCACCCGATGGGCGTCGGCCAGCGCGCCGAGATCGACGTCCAGCTCGGCGGCGACCCGCCGCACCACCGCGAGGTCCTTGCCGAGGAACTCCCCTTCCGCGGCGGCGAATCCGGCCGTCGCGCCGGCCCGGGCCACCCCGGCGACCGCGCAGCTCGCCCCGCTGCCGTGCGACAGCGCGCGCAGCAGCGTGGGCTCCGGCACGCCCAGCCGTTCGCCGACCGCCGCGGCCTGGGCGAGGAGGCCGATATTGGCGGCGAAGACGGCGTTGTCGAGCAGCTTGACCCGCTGCCCGTTGCCGAGCCGGCCGACCGGCACGAGGGGATCGCCGTACGCCTCAAGGAGCGGACGGGCCCGCTCCACCGCGTCCTCCCCGCCGCCGACCATCAGGGTCAGCCGGCCCGCCTCGACGTCCCGCGGGCCGCCGCTGACACCGGTGTCGACCACGTCGATCCCGTACGGCGCGGCGCGTTCGGCGATCCGCTCGACGGTGGCCGGGCTGCAGGCGGTGTGGAGGATCAGCAGGGAGCCGGGGGCCATCGCCGGCAGCAGTCCACCGTCCAGGCAGACCTCGCGCAGCTGGGCGTCGGTCAGCACGCAGACCACCACGGCCTCCGCCGCGCCCAGATCCCGCACCTCGGCGGTGGCCGCCAGGCCCTCCGCGTCGAGTTCGCGGCGGCGCTCATCCGAGGAGGCGAGCACCGTGACCGTGTGCCCGGCGGCGGCCAGCCTCCGGATCATCGGCCGGCCCATCCGCCCCGCCCCCACGAAACCGACCGCTGCCCCCTTGGCACTGGCCCCCGCATCCATCCGCGCTCTCCCCTCGGCGTCCAGCGGGCTCACCCTGACCCGCGCCTGACGGCCCGTCAAGCCCGGGTGGTGCCGCAGGTGTTGCAGGAGCGGCGGGTACGCCAGGTGCGCCAGGTACGCCAGGTGCGGCAGGTACGGCAGGTGCGGCAGCTACGGCGGGCGACTCAACCGCCGAGGTGGGAGGCGCCGAGGGCGACCTGGTGACCGGTGACCGTGAGCCGGACGCCGGTCGGGGTGGAGTCGGCGGCGGTGAACCCGGCGCCCTGAGGGAGGTTCACGCTCCAGGTGTAGGCGGTGTGGTCGGAACCGGGGAGGCGGACGGAGAACTCGTCGCCCTGGGCGAGGATCGTGACGTCGCCGTTCACCTCCCCGTTGTCGGCCCGGCCGGTGACGGCGGCCCTGGCGGCCTGGCCGGCGGAGCCGGGCGCCGGCGAGAAGGTCAGCTGACCGCCGCCGGACAGCCGGGAGAAGGCGTCGGAGAGGTCCTGGTAGCCGAGGGTGAGCGCACCGGTGACGACACCGGCCTCGGCACTGCGGGAGGTCAGCGACACCACCCGCACATCGCGGAGGTCCAGATGAAGCGAGGAGACGTGGAGGTAGTCGCCGGGCTGGTCGTCCGTCGTGGTCAGGGTGAACTGAGTGGCGTCCAGCGAGACATGGCCGAAGTCGCCGGTCAGCGCCTGGGTGAGGAAGGGGAATCCCCCGACGGACACGTCGAGGTGGCCGTCGGTGGTGTCGGCGTAGCCGTACTTCTCGGCGGCCAGCTGGGTGACCTCCTTGTCGGCGTAGTACGCGGCGGCCCGGTCCGCCGCCGTGTACAGCGCGGCCAGCGCCACCACCGCGACCACCAGAACTCTGATCCGGCGACGTCCCATGCGGTTCCCCCCTGTGTCCCTGGTATGCCCGTGCGGCGGACGAGTTGTGTGTGGCGCGATCATCCAGGAATACCGGGCGGGGCGCCAGACTCGTACGAGCGCGGGATCCGGCGGGTTTCAGCGGGCTCCAGCGGACCCTGCCGGACCCCCAGGGGCCGATCCCGGCCGGTGGATTTCCGGCGGGACGGGGAAGGGGTGCTCCATGTCGCCGTTCAGTACGATCAGTTCGAAGGACCGCCGTCGCCCGCTCGACGGCTCGCTGCTGCGCGCCGCCGGGCGCCTGAGCGACTGGGACCAGCGGATATTCCTCCGGGTGGCCGTCTCCCGTGAGCGGTCCGGCGGCCATCTGCTGCGCCGGATCAGCCGGGCGGCGGACCACGGGCTGCTGTGGTGGGGCTGCGGTGCGGCGATGGCCGCTGTCCGCCGTCCGCCCCTGCGCCGGGCGGCGGTACGGGGGCTGGCCGCCCTCTCGCTGGCCTCCCCGGTGGCGAACCTGGCCGCCAAGCAGCTGACCGGGCGTCAGCGCCCGCTCCTGGCCGTGGTCCCGCACCACCGCCATCCCCACCGGCGCCCGTGGACCAGCTCCTTCCCGTCCGGGCACGCGGCCTCGGCGGCGGCCTTCGCCACCGGCGTGGCACTGGAGTCCCCGGCGCTCGGCGCCCTCGTCGCGGTCCCGGCCGTCGCGGTCGCGTTCTCCCGGGTGTACGTGGGTGTCCACTACCCGGGCGACGTGCTGGCCGGTGCCGCGATCGGGGTGGGGGCGGCGCTGGCCACCCGGCACCGCTGGCCCCCGCCGCCCCGGCCGGGCTTCGAACCCGCCCCGGGGCCGCAGGCCGACGCCCCGGCCTGCCCGTCGGGCGCGGGCCTGGAACTGGTGGTCAACCCGGCCGCGGGACCGGACGCGGAGATCGAGGACCCGGCGGAGACCGGCACCTGGGACTCCGGCTCCTCCCTTCCCGAGGAGCTGCGCGAGGGGCTTCCGCAGGCCCGCGTGTGGTCCGGCGGGGAGCCGGCCGAACTGATGGCGAAGGCCGCGGCCGAGGCGCAGCGCAAGGGCGGAGCGCTCGGCGTCTGCGGCGGGGACGGCACCGTCCAGCTCGGCGCGGCCGCCGCCCTGCGGCACGGCGTACCGCTGGCGGTCTTCCCCGGCGGCACCCTCAACCACTTCGCGGCGGCGCTGGGCATCGAGTCCCACGAGGAGGCGCTGGCCGCCCTGGCCGCGGGCCGGGCGGCCGCCGTCGACCTGGGCCGGATCGACCGGCCGGGCACCGGCCGCACCGACTTCTTCCTCAACACCCTCAGTCTGGGCGCCTACCCGGAGGTGGTCCGGCTGCGGGACGAGCTACGGCACCGTCACCGCGGGCTCGGCAAGTGGCCCGCGCTGGCCGCCGCGCTGGCCGCGGTCGCCTGGCGGGCCTCGCCGGTGGAGGTGGTGCTGGACGGGCGACCGCGCCGGCTGTGGCTGCTCTTCATCGGCAACTGCCGCTACCGGCCTGCGGGTTCGGCCCCGGTGCGGCGGGGCGACGGACTGGCCGACGGCCTCCTCGACGTCCGGCTGATCTCCGCCGAGCGCCGCTTCTCCCGGGTCCGCGCGCTGACCGCCCTGCTCACCGGCGGCCTGGAGCGCAGCCCCGCGTACGAGGAGCGGGTGGCCCAGGAGCTCACCGTCAGCACGCTGACGGACGGTCAGGGCCTGGCCGTGGACGGCGAGGTGGCCGAGCCGGGCGAGCTCCTCCTCGGCAAGTCGCCGCGCAGCCTGGTGGTCTACGCCCCGAAGGCGGACCAGGCCGGAACCGTCCTCAGGACGCGGCCGCACCTCCCCTCCCCCCGCCGCGAGTCCCCGGCGCCGGTCTTCCGGCGGCCGCGTTGAGCAACTGACTGATGGGACGATCAGTGACTCAATCTCCCTGATCAACGGTTGTTTCACTAGCCCGGCGTTGAGATTTTCTCAACGCCGGGCTAGTGTCCTTCGGCGTGGAAGCCAACGACTCGACCGACGACACCCCGGCCCGGGTGCGGCGGATCATCGATGCCGCGGGCGTCAGCCAGCGCGAGTTCGCCCGCCGCATCGTGATGGACCCGTCCAAGCTCTCCCGCTCGCTGAGCGGCACCCGCCGGTTCACCGCCGCCGAGCTGGCCCGGATCGCCGACGAGGGCCGGGTCGAGGCGGGCTGGCTGCTGGGCGCGGCGGAGCCGCCGCCGGCCGCCGACCCGGCCCCGGTGGAGGGCGGCCGGCCGCTGCAGATCGTCCGGGAGACGGTCCGGCTGATCGCCGAGCGCGGCTTCCACGCGGTACGGGTCTCCGACATCGCCCGCGCCTGCTCCACCAGCACCGCCCTGATCCACTACCACTTCCCCGGCCGCGCCGAACTGCTGGAGGCGGCGGTCCGCTGGTGCATGGACGAGGACACCGCCCGCCGCGCGGCCCGGCTCGCCGGAGCCGGTCCCGGCGACGCCGCCGAGGAGCTGCGCCAGCTGATCGAGCTGCAGACCCCGCGTACCGCGCAGCAGCGCCGGCAGTGGGCGGTCTGGCTGGACCTGTGGGCCGAGGCGGCCCGCTCCACCGGCGTGGGCAGACTGCACGCCGAGTACTACCGGCAGTGGCGGGAGACCGTGGCCGACGTCATCCGGCGCGGGGTGGCCCAGGGCGTCTTCCGGCCGGACACCGACCCGCAGGCGGCGGCGCTCACCCTCACCGCGCTGATCGACGGGCTCGCCACCCAGGTCCTGGCCGCCGCCCCGGACGGCGAGCCGGGCACCGACGCGGACGCCATGCACCGGGCGCTACTCGCCCACGTCCGCGACACCCTCGCGGTCTGAGCCCGGCCCGCAGCACAGCACAGCACCGCACCCGACCCTCAGGAGGCATCCGCCATGACCACCGAGATGAACCGGAACGTCATCATCACCTGCGCCCTCACCGGCGCCGGCGACACCGTCCGGAAGAGCCCCCACGTACCGGTCACCCCCGAGGAGATCGCCCGCAACGCCGTCGAGGCGGCCGAGGCGGGGGCCGCCGTCGTCCACATCCACGTCCGCGACCCCGAGACCGGGGACCCGGCCCGCGACCCGGCGCTCTACCGCGAGGTGGTCGAGCGGATCAGGGAGACCGGCACCGACGTCGTCATCAACCTCACCGCCGGAATGGGCGGCGACCTGCCCGTCGACCCGGACGAACCGCTGCGGGGCCTCGGCACCCTCCCCGGGACCGACCTGGTCGGCGGCCTCCAGCGGCTGCCGCACGTGGACGAACTGCTGCCGGACCTCTGCACCCTGGACTGCGGCTCCCTCAACTTCGGCGACGGCTCCAACCTCTACGTGTCCACCCCGGACATGCTGCGCACCGGCGCCCGGCGGATCCAGGAGCTGGGCGTGCGGCCGGAGTTGGAGATCTTCGACACCGGGCAGCTGTGGTTCGCCAAGCAGCTGCTCGCCGAGGGCCTGCTGGACGATCCGACGGTCTTCCAGCTCTGCATGGGCGTCCCCTGGGGCGCCCCGGCCGACCCCGGAGTGCTCCAGTCCATGGTCAACCTCCTCCCCGAGGGCGCCGAATGGGCCAGCTTCGCGCTGGGCCGGATGCAGATGCCGT contains the following coding sequences:
- a CDS encoding MFS transporter, with the protein product MSGTGLLRAPHVPRLLGGSLVGRLPAAMATVAIPLTLRGTGAGYGFVGLAAGLFALATALGGPLLGRLVDRVGQSPVLLPAAVGHGVGLVAVALAPTRPAVVLLGALLAGASSPPLEPCLRALWPDVVGEEALEAAYSLDSASQELVFIGAPLVVSACAAVGSPRAALAVGALLGLAGVLTMASAPPARRWQSPPRAPDPLGPLRSPGLVILLVSLTGVGTALGVLNVFAVSYAEGHRMPGGAPTLLALNAGGALIGGVAYGAWAGRWTASPVRRSILLTAGLAVAYGFLCLTPAPPFMAALMLLTGLFLSPVLAAGFVLVGSLAPTGTSTEAFAWLVTLMNAGVAVGAALVGALLQRTTLPWAASCGAIGAAAGLAVLLLGRRRLRRPAPVGPRPVQRV
- a CDS encoding alpha/beta hydrolase, whose translation is MTGTGSDASSGTPQPSVRADPAGPPSDTPLGPPPPFDPELAAALTAMEGRVPPPGFGADLIPVMREGAAEIMKAIPDELLTRNGAFAMEERTVPGPPGAPDLTLLICRPTAATAPTPAFYNIHGGGMIIGTNRIGMPELLEHAEELGAAVVSVEYRLAPENPHPAPVEDCYAGLVWTAEHAGELGIDPARLVVGGASAGGGLSAAVALMARDRGGPALLGQVLMCPMLDDRNDTPSARQMVGLGVWDSGANATGWTALLGDARGTEGVSPYAAPARAVDLSGLPPAYIDVGSAETFRDEDVAYATRIWQCGGQAELHVWPGGFHGFEGMAPEAALSRDAREARTRWLRRLLAG
- a CDS encoding isocitrate lyase/PEP mutase family protein, with product MPESRAARLRALLAERSAVLAPGVFDGLSASLTARAGFRAAYMTGAGVAAVTGLPDVGLATQSEMVRQLGLVAGLLDIPVIADADTGFGDATHVFRTVRLYEQAGAAAIQLEDQEFPKRCGHLDRKRVIGADAFARRIEAAVEARRDPDTVIVARTDARATHGFDEAVRRVNLYAEAGADLVFLEAPQTADEVRRIPRAVKAPALFNLVPGGRTPQADAAELAQAKYALVILPVVSLGSAVAAMSAALDRVAGGDLGTDGQPPVREQFRAVGLDFWEELRERYEGTSD
- a CDS encoding NAD(P)-dependent oxidoreductase, whose translation is MDAGASAKGAAVGFVGAGRMGRPMIRRLAAAGHTVTVLASSDERRRELDAEGLAATAEVRDLGAAEAVVVCVLTDAQLREVCLDGGLLPAMAPGSLLILHTACSPATVERIAERAAPYGIDVVDTGVSGGPRDVEAGRLTLMVGGGEDAVERARPLLEAYGDPLVPVGRLGNGQRVKLLDNAVFAANIGLLAQAAAVGERLGVPEPTLLRALSHGSGASCAVAGVARAGATAGFAAAEGEFLGKDLAVVRRVAAELDVDLGALADAHRVLEGLLRPEERSDRGVRTARPAQPEVPSQSEVPS
- a CDS encoding LmeA family phospholipid-binding protein; this translates as MGRRRIRVLVVAVVALAALYTAADRAAAYYADKEVTQLAAEKYGYADTTDGHLDVSVGGFPFLTQALTGDFGHVSLDATQFTLTTTDDQPGDYLHVSSLHLDLRDVRVVSLTSRSAEAGVVTGALTLGYQDLSDAFSRLSGGGQLTFSPAPGSAGQAARAAVTGRADNGEVNGDVTILAQGDEFSVRLPGSDHTAYTWSVNLPQGAGFTAADSTPTGVRLTVTGHQVALGASHLGG
- a CDS encoding bifunctional phosphatase PAP2/diacylglycerol kinase family protein; its protein translation is MSPFSTISSKDRRRPLDGSLLRAAGRLSDWDQRIFLRVAVSRERSGGHLLRRISRAADHGLLWWGCGAAMAAVRRPPLRRAAVRGLAALSLASPVANLAAKQLTGRQRPLLAVVPHHRHPHRRPWTSSFPSGHAASAAAFATGVALESPALGALVAVPAVAVAFSRVYVGVHYPGDVLAGAAIGVGAALATRHRWPPPPRPGFEPAPGPQADAPACPSGAGLELVVNPAAGPDAEIEDPAETGTWDSGSSLPEELREGLPQARVWSGGEPAELMAKAAAEAQRKGGALGVCGGDGTVQLGAAAALRHGVPLAVFPGGTLNHFAAALGIESHEEALAALAAGRAAAVDLGRIDRPGTGRTDFFLNTLSLGAYPEVVRLRDELRHRHRGLGKWPALAAALAAVAWRASPVEVVLDGRPRRLWLLFIGNCRYRPAGSAPVRRGDGLADGLLDVRLISAERRFSRVRALTALLTGGLERSPAYEERVAQELTVSTLTDGQGLAVDGEVAEPGELLLGKSPRSLVVYAPKADQAGTVLRTRPHLPSPRRESPAPVFRRPR
- a CDS encoding TetR/AcrR family transcriptional regulator, with amino-acid sequence MEANDSTDDTPARVRRIIDAAGVSQREFARRIVMDPSKLSRSLSGTRRFTAAELARIADEGRVEAGWLLGAAEPPPAADPAPVEGGRPLQIVRETVRLIAERGFHAVRVSDIARACSTSTALIHYHFPGRAELLEAAVRWCMDEDTARRAARLAGAGPGDAAEELRQLIELQTPRTAQQRRQWAVWLDLWAEAARSTGVGRLHAEYYRQWRETVADVIRRGVAQGVFRPDTDPQAAALTLTALIDGLATQVLAAAPDGEPGTDADAMHRALLAHVRDTLAV
- a CDS encoding BKACE family enzyme, producing the protein MNRNVIITCALTGAGDTVRKSPHVPVTPEEIARNAVEAAEAGAAVVHIHVRDPETGDPARDPALYREVVERIRETGTDVVINLTAGMGGDLPVDPDEPLRGLGTLPGTDLVGGLQRLPHVDELLPDLCTLDCGSLNFGDGSNLYVSTPDMLRTGARRIQELGVRPELEIFDTGQLWFAKQLLAEGLLDDPTVFQLCMGVPWGAPADPGVLQSMVNLLPEGAEWASFALGRMQMPWVAQSILLGGNVRVGLEDNLYLGKGDKATNARLVERAVTITEALGAKVATPDEARQRLGLKPRG